In the genome of Paenibacillus pabuli, one region contains:
- a CDS encoding redoxin domain-containing protein — protein MRRLITILIGMAAVLVAAWTIYQGTSSSKPQKNGAIEAGAIAPEFTAVNSAGQQVKLSDYQGKVVMINFWASWCTPCVREMPMINQIAQTYQNDVETLFVNVGEAKGTIHEFMEKQQFEFPVIIDVTGKVSGLYRITGLPATMIIDQKGIFSHILLGELTKDIPLQQWLEGTVQQKN, from the coding sequence ATGAGACGTTTAATCACAATCCTGATTGGAATGGCTGCTGTGCTGGTCGCTGCGTGGACCATTTATCAGGGGACTTCATCCTCCAAGCCCCAAAAAAACGGTGCCATTGAAGCTGGTGCAATCGCTCCCGAATTCACTGCGGTTAATTCAGCCGGACAACAGGTCAAGCTCTCCGATTATCAGGGCAAAGTTGTCATGATAAACTTCTGGGCTTCATGGTGCACCCCCTGTGTGAGGGAAATGCCAATGATTAATCAGATCGCTCAGACATATCAAAATGACGTAGAGACCCTGTTTGTCAATGTGGGGGAAGCGAAGGGCACCATTCATGAATTTATGGAGAAACAGCAGTTCGAGTTTCCTGTTATCATTGATGTGACCGGAAAGGTCTCCGGCCTGTATCGCATCACCGGGCTGCCTGCGACCATGATTATCGATCAAAAAGGCATATTCAGTCACATTCTGCTCGGTGAGTTGACCAAGGATATTCCCTTGCAGCAATGGCTGGAGGGAACTGTACAGCAAAAGAATTGA
- the ccmA gene encoding heme ABC exporter ATP-binding protein CcmA: MDNVEAEIVGLCKSIKKQQIVEDISFHVSSGHVLALCGGNGAGKSTVLRMMAGILQPTSGEIIVNKMRWSKERKRYSEQIGYMPDDYHFNQGLTAEEVLQFWAALRKVPKARVAEVLTLVGLVDQKNKRVTTFSKGMRQRVLFAQALLAKPPLLIMDEPTNGLDPFWMQEFANLIKQIKEEGHMVVFSTHQLEIADDVADHIVFMNKGRNVGDDSTEEFRQQFGSLHAAFHHSLGLK, encoded by the coding sequence ATGGATAACGTGGAAGCAGAGATTGTTGGACTGTGCAAATCCATAAAAAAACAACAGATTGTTGAAGATATATCCTTTCATGTTTCTTCTGGCCATGTGCTTGCCTTATGCGGTGGAAATGGGGCTGGAAAGAGCACTGTGCTGCGTATGATGGCAGGTATTCTTCAACCTACATCGGGTGAAATTATTGTAAACAAAATGCGCTGGTCCAAAGAACGAAAGCGGTATTCGGAACAGATCGGATATATGCCGGATGATTATCATTTTAATCAGGGTCTGACAGCAGAGGAAGTGCTCCAATTCTGGGCGGCACTAAGAAAAGTTCCCAAAGCACGAGTAGCGGAAGTGCTAACCCTGGTAGGCCTGGTGGATCAAAAAAACAAACGGGTCACGACCTTTTCCAAAGGCATGCGGCAGCGTGTTTTATTTGCCCAGGCTCTGTTGGCCAAGCCTCCGCTGCTGATCATGGATGAGCCGACGAATGGACTGGACCCCTTCTGGATGCAGGAATTTGCAAACCTGATAAAACAGATCAAGGAGGAGGGACACATGGTCGTATTCTCCACCCACCAGCTAGAGATTGCAGATGATGTTGCCGATCATATTGTTTTTATGAACAAAGGACGTAATGTGGGAGATGACTCTACTGAGGAGTTTCGTCAACAATTCGGGTCGCTTCATGCTGCTTTTCATCATAGTCTCGGGTTGAAATGA
- a CDS encoding ABC transporter permease: MGDMLQVVRREMKMGFRNPWAYSFLILFCVFSLSLLIINSQNFVAGYSGTTGSMLNLILYLLPLMTLFLGSFSLTSEKEEGSWQLLSTYPIGTMSFIVGKYLGLSVVLMTIVTFGYGLMGLLSGWMGSPLDMMTYLLFLVFSCGLVLLFLTIALFIGSLSKNRWQALTISVSVWFFAVIGWPTLLISVLGLMPYQWVKPLLTFLTFINPAELVRLFVVIKLGGGSILGPEYYQWVDWVQPSSGSLIFMGICLLWIACSIVAVYGIWERGRSHG, encoded by the coding sequence ATGGGAGATATGTTGCAAGTCGTTCGACGAGAAATGAAAATGGGATTTCGCAATCCCTGGGCCTATTCATTTTTGATTCTTTTCTGCGTATTTAGCCTGAGTTTGCTGATCATTAACTCTCAGAATTTTGTAGCAGGATATTCTGGCACGACAGGTTCCATGTTAAATCTTATTCTTTATCTTTTGCCGCTGATGACTCTCTTCCTAGGGTCCTTTTCTTTGACTTCTGAAAAAGAAGAGGGCAGCTGGCAATTGTTATCTACATACCCCATCGGCACGATGTCTTTTATCGTAGGAAAATATCTGGGGCTGTCGGTTGTATTAATGACTATAGTTACATTTGGATATGGTCTGATGGGACTTCTTAGCGGATGGATGGGCAGCCCTTTAGATATGATGACGTACCTTTTGTTTCTGGTATTCTCCTGCGGACTGGTGCTGCTATTTCTGACGATTGCATTGTTCATCGGTTCGTTATCCAAAAATCGGTGGCAAGCATTAACGATATCCGTATCCGTTTGGTTTTTCGCTGTGATCGGCTGGCCGACGCTTCTAATCTCCGTACTGGGACTCATGCCGTATCAGTGGGTAAAACCCTTACTCACCTTTCTAACTTTCATCAATCCGGCTGAGCTGGTACGTTTGTTTGTTGTGATCAAACTTGGCGGGGGCTCCATACTGGGTCCTGAATATTATCAGTGGGTAGATTGGGTGCAGCCATCCAGCGGGAGCTTGATCTTTATGGGGATATGCCTGCTGTGGATTGCATGTTCCATCGTGGCAGTCTACGGGATCTGGGAGAGGGGGCGTTCTCATGGATAA
- a CDS encoding nitrous oxide reductase accessory protein NosL: MKTHLRTVMVLLFGVLLLTACGKNYEALPINEDVDICAICKMQVKDDAYATQLTTKDGKNYKFDDIGCMHQWKEENGTDNIGMDFVRDYNDKEWIEYSKATYVYDASLRTPMAYGILNFKDKQSAEAFVAEQGVGTIMTAEDLATHDWKQNTEMMDMMGEHGHSEEGMGEGMHEGTHEESESTEDSGHK; this comes from the coding sequence ATGAAAACACATTTGAGAACAGTCATGGTGCTTCTCTTTGGGGTGCTGTTATTAACCGCTTGCGGCAAAAATTACGAGGCATTACCTATTAATGAAGACGTGGATATCTGTGCCATATGCAAAATGCAGGTAAAAGATGATGCCTATGCCACGCAGCTTACGACGAAAGACGGTAAAAATTATAAATTTGATGACATTGGTTGTATGCACCAGTGGAAAGAAGAGAACGGAACAGATAACATCGGGATGGATTTTGTTCGTGACTATAATGACAAGGAATGGATTGAGTACAGCAAAGCCACTTATGTATATGATGCTTCACTTCGTACACCCATGGCGTATGGCATCCTCAATTTTAAGGACAAACAATCTGCCGAAGCTTTTGTTGCCGAGCAGGGTGTGGGAACGATCATGACCGCTGAAGACCTCGCCACCCACGACTGGAAACAAAACACCGAGATGATGGATATGATGGGTGAGCATGGGCACTCCGAAGAGGGAATGGGTGAAGGCATGCATGAAGGAACACATGAGGAAAGCGAATCAACGGAAGATTCAGGGCATAAGTAA
- a CDS encoding NosD domain-containing protein: MMLNGRIVLGMLLLIGILAIPLSYPLDTAKAAPEIKDAIPLQPFIDGSESGEVLVLEPGMYAGPVSIDKSISIRGDSSVTVLNTDAESTITIRSDGVTLQGFTVQHLTNEPTAAIQVEGDHVEITGLDIQSQSFGIVLRGSVDGLIHSNTISWAGPKSASSGQKGNGIDLYNSHRTQIEDNQMTGMRDGIYLENSRNLTVKGNTLLHNRYGIHCMYIDGSSVVDNVGENNSTGAMVMGVKNTVVSGNSFRKQSENVHSQGILLYDVQLSRIQNNVVEGNRVGMNIAESSGNEIRGNAVLRNFIGIQLVLAEDNQFTRNQFVSNVIEASAMDSQNNEMKENYWDSFQGLDLNDDGISELSYEINPFYEQVVNRNSAYQLFFQSPGMLFMSNLFTEGKEEWTTDRSPLMSMKAESLTAETGAQSVKETTEVWIIGCILLGMATFIMIYTGVLRK, encoded by the coding sequence ATGATGTTAAACGGACGGATTGTCCTGGGTATGTTGCTGCTTATAGGGATACTGGCGATCCCGCTATCTTACCCGCTTGACACTGCAAAGGCTGCTCCTGAAATCAAAGATGCTATCCCACTCCAGCCATTCATTGATGGTTCTGAATCTGGAGAAGTGCTCGTGCTGGAGCCTGGTATGTATGCTGGTCCCGTAAGTATAGACAAGAGTATATCCATTCGAGGGGACTCATCCGTAACGGTATTAAATACGGATGCTGAATCCACGATCACCATTCGTTCAGATGGAGTGACATTGCAGGGTTTCACGGTTCAACATTTAACGAACGAACCCACTGCAGCGATTCAGGTTGAAGGAGATCATGTTGAGATTACGGGCCTAGATATTCAGAGTCAAAGTTTCGGAATTGTGCTGCGGGGTTCTGTCGATGGGCTCATACATAGCAATACCATTTCATGGGCTGGACCGAAGTCTGCTTCCAGTGGTCAGAAGGGGAATGGCATTGATCTGTACAATTCCCATCGTACCCAGATCGAAGACAACCAAATGACCGGCATGCGGGACGGCATCTATCTGGAGAACAGTCGCAATCTTACGGTTAAGGGTAACACGCTGCTGCATAACAGGTACGGCATTCATTGCATGTATATCGATGGTTCTTCTGTCGTGGACAATGTGGGGGAGAACAACAGTACCGGGGCCATGGTCATGGGCGTCAAAAATACGGTTGTATCCGGAAATTCCTTTCGTAAACAGAGCGAAAATGTGCACTCACAAGGGATTTTGTTGTATGACGTACAGCTGTCCAGGATTCAAAACAATGTGGTGGAAGGTAATCGGGTTGGCATGAACATTGCCGAATCCTCGGGAAATGAAATTCGCGGCAATGCGGTGCTTCGCAATTTTATTGGTATCCAGCTCGTTCTGGCAGAGGACAACCAGTTTACCAGAAACCAATTTGTTTCGAATGTGATTGAAGCTTCGGCGATGGACAGCCAAAACAATGAGATGAAGGAGAACTACTGGGATTCCTTTCAGGGTCTTGACCTGAACGATGATGGAATCAGTGAACTCTCCTATGAGATTAATCCTTTTTATGAGCAAGTGGTCAATCGGAATTCGGCTTATCAGCTTTTCTTTCAATCTCCAGGCATGCTCTTCATGAGCAATTTGTTTACGGAAGGCAAGGAAGAGTGGACAACCGACAGATCGCCGTTAATGAGCATGAAAGCGGAATCACTGACGGCGGAAACAGGTGCACAATCGGTGAAAGAGACAACTGAGGTTTGGATCATCGGATGTATCCTGCTGGGCATGGCCACTTTTATTATGATCTATACGGGGGTATTACGAAAATGA
- a CDS encoding response regulator, which yields MSHTRVLVVDDHAHAREAICEILSMDSGFEVIGVVSDGQQAIDYTEQWLPDLILMDIQMPVMNGLEATQRIKLAFPYVKIVMITVSDDVLHLLEALKRGAQGYLLKNLEPSMWLEYLHSIVTEEAPLSREVAYQILKDVSLTEKKEPDVPLTTREKDILYGVAAGWTNKEIAANYTISEYTVKNHLKNILQKLQVQNRVQLTRYALEQGLITDHNRL from the coding sequence ATGAGCCATACTCGTGTTCTTGTTGTAGACGATCACGCTCATGCGAGGGAAGCCATATGTGAGATTTTATCCATGGATTCCGGCTTCGAAGTAATTGGCGTCGTATCGGACGGTCAACAGGCGATTGATTATACAGAACAGTGGCTTCCCGATCTGATCCTTATGGACATTCAGATGCCGGTGATGAACGGTCTCGAAGCAACACAACGGATCAAATTGGCCTTTCCTTATGTGAAGATAGTCATGATTACTGTCTCGGATGATGTACTCCACCTTCTGGAAGCGTTGAAGCGGGGAGCTCAGGGCTATCTTCTCAAAAACCTTGAACCATCCATGTGGCTGGAATATCTTCATTCTATTGTTACAGAAGAAGCTCCTTTGAGCCGCGAGGTTGCGTACCAAATTCTGAAGGACGTCTCACTAACGGAGAAAAAAGAGCCTGATGTCCCATTAACCACAAGAGAAAAGGATATTCTCTATGGTGTGGCTGCAGGGTGGACCAACAAAGAAATCGCTGCGAATTATACGATCTCAGAGTATACCGTCAAAAATCATTTGAAAAATATTTTGCAGAAACTGCAGGTTCAAAATCGCGTTCAACTGACACGTTATGCACTGGAACAAGGGCTTATTACAGACCACAATCGTCTGTAA
- a CDS encoding sensor histidine kinase, with protein MSYKQIKWMILLIPTLTVGLWEYVRHQFLLPYISMDLGNWLTPVIVYVVSITLLTRLFLMLERIQKELEQEREAKAAFESREKMAKELHDGIAQSLFLLSVKVGRLEEQAKQDQQLDDLYSIKKTVHEVNRYVRQAIADLRYDPYVDQAQALAMNESGTLLGQIRRIAKDIPVRIELDWAIPDDTFTDKEKVEMLACIRESLFNIQKHASASQAWIQGNGDKKCWNITIRDNGKGFEMNPFERKDRYGLKIMRERMNELNFTMQFRREQQFTVVEFSKDGEML; from the coding sequence ATGTCTTACAAACAAATCAAATGGATGATCTTGCTCATTCCTACCTTAACTGTTGGACTCTGGGAATATGTAAGGCATCAGTTTCTACTCCCCTATATATCGATGGATTTGGGCAACTGGCTTACGCCTGTCATTGTATATGTTGTGAGTATAACGTTGTTAACAAGGCTGTTTCTCATGTTGGAACGTATTCAAAAAGAACTGGAGCAAGAGCGTGAAGCCAAAGCCGCATTTGAATCTCGCGAAAAGATGGCCAAGGAACTTCATGATGGAATCGCCCAATCTCTTTTTTTATTATCGGTGAAAGTTGGACGTCTGGAGGAGCAAGCCAAACAGGATCAACAGCTGGACGATTTGTATTCGATCAAAAAAACGGTTCATGAAGTCAATCGTTATGTGCGTCAGGCCATTGCAGATTTGCGTTATGATCCTTACGTTGATCAAGCTCAAGCCTTGGCTATGAACGAATCGGGCACACTGCTTGGTCAAATTCGAAGAATTGCCAAAGATATCCCTGTCCGAATTGAATTGGATTGGGCCATCCCGGATGATACATTTACTGACAAAGAGAAGGTAGAAATGCTCGCTTGTATTCGGGAATCTCTTTTTAATATTCAAAAACACGCATCTGCTTCCCAAGCATGGATTCAGGGAAACGGAGACAAAAAGTGCTGGAATATCACGATTCGAGATAATGGAAAAGGATTTGAGATGAATCCCTTTGAACGAAAGGATCGATATGGACTGAAAATTATGAGAGAGCGGATGAATGAACTGAACTTTACCATGCAATTCCGAAGGGAGCAGCAGTTTACTGTTGTCGAATTTTCAAAGGATGGTGAGATGTTATGA
- a CDS encoding response regulator transcription factor, which translates to MNGTLQQNRILIVDDDKRVRRLLRKYLEKEQFIVEEASLGWEALGQLHHGSYALIILDWILPDIKGIEICQYLRTNLSIPVMFLTAKSEEGNRLEAFKAGADDFVMKPFSPREVVLRIKTIMARYNGLVDPPPKDHSASEVLIASILINPASRKVTIEDLEIHMTPKEFDLLYHLATHTEIAFSRQELLRIVWKVEHDEDLDYRTVDTHVKRLRDKLSEHMPNREDLIQTLWGFGYILRLPH; encoded by the coding sequence ATGAACGGGACCCTGCAGCAAAATAGAATATTGATTGTAGATGATGATAAACGGGTCCGAAGACTTCTTCGAAAGTACTTAGAGAAAGAACAATTTATCGTAGAAGAGGCTTCGCTGGGTTGGGAAGCGCTTGGGCAGCTTCATCACGGTTCTTATGCCTTGATCATTCTTGATTGGATTCTCCCTGATATCAAGGGGATTGAAATATGCCAGTATCTTCGAACAAACTTAAGCATACCCGTCATGTTTCTGACAGCCAAGTCAGAAGAAGGGAACCGGCTTGAAGCTTTCAAAGCCGGGGCCGATGACTTTGTCATGAAACCATTTAGTCCGAGGGAAGTTGTTCTCCGTATCAAAACCATAATGGCTCGTTATAACGGATTGGTTGATCCTCCGCCAAAAGATCATTCAGCGAGCGAGGTACTGATTGCCTCCATTTTAATCAATCCAGCGTCACGAAAGGTCACAATAGAAGATTTGGAAATTCATATGACTCCCAAAGAATTTGATTTGCTTTATCATCTGGCGACACACACGGAAATAGCCTTCTCCAGGCAGGAGTTGCTGAGAATTGTTTGGAAAGTAGAGCATGATGAAGATCTGGATTATCGAACTGTAGATACCCATGTGAAACGACTGCGTGACAAATTATCCGAGCATATGCCGAATCGGGAAGATCTGATTCAAACCCTGTGGGGGTTCGGTTATATTCTTCGTTTGCCACACTGA
- the nrdI gene encoding class Ib ribonucleoside-diphosphate reductase assembly flavoprotein NrdI: MLIVYDSITGNVKRFISKLQLPAVQIQNQMTIDEPYVLVTYTTGFGQIPDKVSSFLQKNSQYLIGVAASGNRNWGERFAKSADLISASYNVPVISKFELSGSKRDVEYFEQEVNRIASY; the protein is encoded by the coding sequence GTGCTAATTGTGTATGATTCTATAACCGGAAATGTTAAGAGGTTTATTTCCAAGCTTCAACTGCCGGCAGTTCAGATTCAAAATCAAATGACGATTGATGAACCATACGTACTTGTGACATATACAACAGGTTTTGGACAGATACCTGATAAGGTGTCTTCTTTTTTGCAAAAAAACTCTCAATACCTGATTGGCGTGGCCGCCAGCGGTAACCGTAACTGGGGTGAGCGTTTTGCCAAAAGTGCTGATTTGATATCTGCATCGTATAACGTCCCGGTGATTAGTAAATTTGAATTATCGGGTTCCAAACGAGATGTGGAGTATTTTGAACAGGAGGTGAACCGCATTGCGTCATATTGA
- the nrdE gene encoding class 1b ribonucleoside-diphosphate reductase subunit alpha, with product MRHIELNNMLLKRDSDGFFQLHKDKEAVEEFMKEIKNKSMAFANIDDQVQFMIDHDYYEDFYASYTADQVRTVFEITRGYQYHFPSYMAASKFYTDYALRTYDRTTYLEQYADRVAAVALHLGQGDFDTACLLSRSMMEQRLQPATPTFLNAGKSRRGELVSCFLLEMDDSLNSINYVLNTCMQLSKIGGGVAVNLSKLRARGEVIKGVEGAAKGITPVLKLMEDGFSYADQMGQRKGSGAAYYNIFGWDVMELLDSKKINADEKIRLKTLSIGLIVPNRFYKLAQDNEPLYLFAPYSVYKTYGTHLDDMDLDVMYDTLLADDRVKKKKSLSARDMLTKIAMTQLESGYPYIINKTNANQAHALKNVGQVKMSNLCTEIFQLQETSEITDYGQPDIIRKDISCNLASLNIVNVMESGKIKESVHEGMIALTAVSDMTHVANAPGVAKANSEMHSVGLGAMNLHGYLAKNRIAYESPEAKDFVRTFFMTMNYHSLEKSMEFAVQTGQRFYGFEQSDYATGVYFDRYVTTDYRPNTSKVQELFNGIDVPSPEDWKLLKSKVMENGLYHAYRMAIAPTASISYIQNATSSVMPIVEQIETRTYANSTTYYPMPYLQKDNVFYYKSAYQMDQFKVIDLIAEIQPHVDQGISTILHVNSDVSTRELARCYLYAAHKGLKSLYYTRTNKLTMEECIACSI from the coding sequence TTGCGTCATATTGAATTGAATAACATGCTGCTAAAGCGCGACTCTGATGGCTTCTTCCAGTTACATAAGGATAAAGAGGCTGTAGAGGAGTTTATGAAAGAAATCAAAAATAAAAGTATGGCGTTCGCCAACATTGATGATCAAGTCCAATTCATGATTGATCATGATTATTACGAGGATTTCTATGCTTCCTATACAGCTGACCAAGTTAGAACCGTATTTGAAATTACACGTGGCTATCAATATCACTTTCCTTCCTATATGGCAGCGTCCAAGTTCTATACTGATTATGCATTGAGAACATATGACCGTACGACATATCTTGAGCAATATGCGGATCGGGTCGCAGCCGTAGCTCTTCACTTGGGTCAAGGAGACTTTGATACGGCTTGTTTGCTGTCTCGTTCGATGATGGAACAGCGTCTTCAACCCGCAACCCCGACATTTCTGAATGCGGGAAAAAGTCGGCGCGGTGAACTGGTTTCCTGCTTCCTGCTTGAAATGGACGATTCACTGAACTCCATAAACTATGTACTAAACACTTGCATGCAGTTATCCAAAATCGGTGGTGGAGTGGCTGTCAATCTGTCGAAGTTGCGTGCTCGTGGCGAAGTCATTAAAGGTGTCGAAGGGGCTGCTAAAGGAATTACACCGGTTCTCAAGCTGATGGAAGATGGCTTCTCCTACGCTGATCAGATGGGACAACGTAAGGGCTCTGGCGCAGCATACTATAATATTTTTGGTTGGGACGTTATGGAACTGCTGGATAGCAAAAAGATTAATGCGGACGAGAAAATCCGGCTGAAAACTCTCTCCATCGGACTTATTGTCCCTAATCGTTTCTATAAGCTGGCTCAAGATAATGAGCCCCTGTACCTCTTCGCACCTTATAGTGTCTATAAAACGTATGGAACACATTTGGATGATATGGATCTGGATGTCATGTATGATACGTTGCTGGCTGACGACCGTGTGAAGAAGAAAAAATCGCTCAGCGCTCGGGATATGCTGACCAAAATAGCGATGACTCAGCTTGAATCCGGCTATCCCTACATCATTAATAAAACCAATGCCAATCAAGCACATGCCTTGAAAAACGTAGGACAAGTCAAAATGTCCAACCTTTGCACAGAGATCTTTCAACTCCAGGAAACTTCTGAGATTACAGACTATGGTCAACCGGATATTATCCGTAAAGATATTAGCTGCAACTTGGCCTCCCTCAATATTGTTAATGTTATGGAGAGTGGCAAGATCAAGGAATCCGTTCATGAGGGCATGATCGCACTGACCGCCGTCAGCGACATGACACATGTTGCCAATGCTCCCGGTGTGGCCAAAGCCAATTCCGAAATGCATTCTGTGGGCTTGGGTGCCATGAATCTGCACGGTTACTTGGCCAAAAACAGGATTGCTTACGAGAGCCCGGAAGCCAAGGATTTTGTACGCACCTTCTTTATGACCATGAATTATCACTCCTTGGAGAAAAGTATGGAGTTTGCAGTACAGACGGGGCAGCGGTTCTATGGATTTGAGCAATCGGATTATGCAACTGGCGTATATTTTGATCGTTATGTAACCACAGATTACCGTCCTAACACATCGAAAGTACAAGAACTGTTTAACGGAATTGATGTTCCGTCGCCCGAGGATTGGAAGCTGCTTAAATCTAAAGTGATGGAAAATGGCCTCTATCATGCTTATCGGATGGCAATTGCTCCAACGGCCAGCATCTCTTATATCCAAAACGCAACATCCAGTGTAATGCCCATCGTGGAACAAATTGAGACACGGACCTATGCCAATTCAACCACGTATTATCCAATGCCCTATCTGCAAAAGGACAACGTCTTCTATTACAAATCGGCGTATCAAATGGATCAATTCAAGGTGATTGATTTGATTGCAGAGATTCAGCCGCATGTAGACCAAGGCATCTCCACCATTCTTCATGTAAACAGTGATGTATCCACGCGAGAGTTGGCACGATGCTACCTGTATGCTGCTCATAAAGGGTTGAAATCTCTGTATTATACAAGAACCAACAAGCTGACGATGGAAGAATGCATTGCTTGTTCAATATAA
- the nrdF gene encoding class 1b ribonucleoside-diphosphate reductase subunit beta has translation MPAIQAVNWNRADDDFTLMFWNQNIMQFWTDDEIPLSDDKMTWSMLSDIEKDAYMKVLGGLTLLDTIQGGVGMPQIMEHVDGLQRKAVLSFMAMMEQIHAKSYSSIFTTLASTEEIDSVFKWVEENPYLQTKATIIRQYYMNIETSKDLYMAMAASVLLESYLFYSGFFYPLYLAGQGKLTCSGEIIDLILRDESIHGVYVGVLAQEIYASFDETQRNDVYQGLVDLVQLLHQNELQYTQELYTPIHLTEEVETFLRYNANKAMMNLGFEPLFEDEEVNPIVLNGISTHTKQHDFFSKKGNGYIRTLNVEPLTDEDFKFE, from the coding sequence ATGCCGGCAATACAAGCTGTGAACTGGAATCGAGCAGATGATGATTTCACCCTGATGTTCTGGAATCAGAATATTATGCAATTTTGGACCGATGACGAAATTCCTTTATCCGATGATAAAATGACATGGAGCATGCTCAGTGATATAGAGAAAGACGCTTATATGAAAGTTTTGGGAGGTCTAACCCTTCTGGATACCATTCAGGGCGGTGTAGGTATGCCGCAGATTATGGAGCATGTCGATGGACTGCAGCGCAAGGCCGTCCTTAGTTTTATGGCGATGATGGAACAAATTCATGCGAAATCATACAGCAGTATTTTTACCACGTTGGCATCCACCGAAGAAATTGACAGTGTATTCAAATGGGTTGAAGAAAATCCATATCTGCAAACCAAAGCGACGATTATACGTCAGTATTACATGAATATTGAAACTTCAAAAGATCTTTATATGGCAATGGCTGCCTCTGTTCTTTTGGAAAGTTATTTGTTTTACAGCGGTTTCTTCTATCCACTCTATTTAGCTGGACAAGGTAAACTCACCTGCAGTGGTGAGATCATTGATCTGATTCTGCGGGATGAAAGTATACATGGTGTATATGTGGGTGTGTTAGCCCAGGAAATATACGCAAGCTTTGATGAAACGCAGCGGAACGATGTGTATCAAGGTTTGGTTGATCTAGTACAGCTTCTTCATCAAAATGAGTTGCAATATACGCAGGAATTATATACGCCTATTCATTTGACTGAAGAAGTGGAAACCTTCCTTCGTTATAACGCTAACAAAGCGATGATGAACCTCGGGTTTGAGCCATTATTTGAAGACGAGGAGGTTAATCCGATTGTGTTAAACGGGATCAGTACACATACGAAGCAGCATGACTTTTTCTCCAAGAAAGGCAATGGCTATATTCGCACATTGAATGTGGAACCCCTGACGGATGAGGATTTCAAGTTTGAATAA